Proteins encoded together in one Terriglobus saanensis SP1PR4 window:
- a CDS encoding papain-like cysteine protease family protein — translation MKPIAISAVSWSANRLDIFGLGTNNEMFHKYWNGSAWGPSPTGWEALGGIFNSAPEAVSWGPNRLDLFGLGTDNQMYHKAWNVNAWSPSPTGWTPFGGVFNSRPVAVCWGANRIDLFGLGTDNQMYHKYWNGTAWGPSVTGWEALGGIFNTPPAVVSWGPNRLDLFGLGTDNQMYHKYWNGSSWGPSVTGWEALGGVFDSPPAAVCWGPNRIDLFGLGTDNQMYHKAWNVNAWSPSVTGWTAFGGVFDSPPAVVAWAHNRLDLFGLGTDNQMFHKAWDGTAWHPSITGWEALGGVFNSAPAVTAWAANRLDIFGLGTDNQMYHKYWNGSAWGPSATGWEPLGGVFNLAAVGDSRTLALVEQHQVESEWCWSATTCSITKYYNAASTWTQCTLVNKAYNQTTCCTNGSSTSCNQPWYPDKALTITGHLNTTTGGSLSLAAVMREINASHPISIAVYWYGGGGHNPAIDGYDVTSPDYPTIDLQDPIYGHSTQDFGTFPHSYNGGANWGNSYLTH, via the coding sequence ATGAAGCCCATCGCAATCTCAGCGGTATCCTGGAGTGCCAATCGCCTCGATATTTTTGGCCTTGGCACCAATAACGAGATGTTTCACAAGTATTGGAACGGCAGCGCCTGGGGTCCGTCGCCTACCGGCTGGGAGGCACTCGGCGGCATCTTCAACAGTGCTCCAGAGGCCGTTAGTTGGGGGCCGAATCGTCTCGATCTTTTCGGCCTCGGTACCGATAATCAGATGTACCACAAGGCCTGGAACGTCAACGCCTGGTCGCCTTCGCCGACAGGATGGACGCCGTTCGGTGGCGTCTTCAATAGCCGGCCTGTAGCGGTCTGCTGGGGTGCCAACCGCATCGATCTCTTTGGACTCGGCACGGACAACCAGATGTACCACAAGTATTGGAATGGTACTGCTTGGGGGCCTTCGGTCACAGGCTGGGAGGCGCTTGGCGGCATCTTCAACACTCCCCCTGCCGTAGTGTCCTGGGGTCCCAACCGTCTCGACCTCTTCGGCCTCGGTACGGACAATCAGATGTATCACAAGTACTGGAACGGAAGCTCATGGGGTCCGTCGGTCACCGGTTGGGAGGCGCTGGGCGGCGTCTTCGATAGTCCTCCTGCCGCCGTCTGCTGGGGACCCAATCGCATCGACCTCTTCGGTCTGGGCACAGACAACCAGATGTACCACAAGGCATGGAACGTCAATGCCTGGTCGCCTTCCGTAACGGGGTGGACGGCATTCGGTGGGGTCTTCGACAGTCCTCCTGCCGTAGTCGCCTGGGCGCATAACCGTCTCGACCTCTTCGGCCTCGGCACCGACAACCAAATGTTCCACAAGGCCTGGGACGGAACCGCATGGCATCCTTCCATAACCGGCTGGGAAGCACTCGGTGGTGTCTTCAACAGCGCCCCCGCAGTCACTGCGTGGGCTGCCAATCGCTTGGATATCTTTGGCCTTGGCACCGACAACCAGATGTATCACAAGTATTGGAACGGCAGCGCGTGGGGGCCATCGGCGACAGGTTGGGAGCCGCTCGGCGGCGTCTTCAATCTGGCCGCTGTCGGTGACTCCCGGACGCTCGCTCTCGTCGAGCAGCATCAGGTGGAGTCCGAGTGGTGCTGGTCCGCGACGACTTGCAGTATCACCAAGTACTACAACGCGGCATCGACGTGGACGCAGTGCACCCTCGTCAACAAGGCCTATAACCAAACCACATGCTGCACCAACGGCAGCAGCACGTCCTGCAACCAACCCTGGTATCCGGATAAGGCGCTCACCATCACAGGACATCTCAACACGACGACTGGAGGGTCCCTGTCACTTGCTGCAGTGATGCGGGAGATCAACGCGTCCCATCCCATCTCCATCGCCGTCTACTGGTACGGCGGTGGTGGTCATAACCCGGCGATCGACGGATATGACGTCACCAGCCCAGACTATCCTACGATCGATCTCCAGGACCCCATCTACGGACACTCGACGCAGGACTTTGGAACCTTCCCCCACTCCTACAACGGCGGGGCCAACTGGGGAAACAGCTATCTAACCCACTAG
- a CDS encoding YoaK family protein, giving the protein MSQFLTEGTRDLTRGVLLALGGGYLDGYTYLDHGRVFANSMTGNVVLLGINCLEPSWRQGLRHLPPIVMFMLGISAARILMVPRISAVVRKPALLVLTIEMATLAVLSFLRNTTPDIWFTMSIAFVASMQVEIFNKIHGNTYNSTFTTGNLRTLSEGVTDWLFRGERKDAGLRIIDFSLICVTFAFGAILAGLLAKRMGNRALWVEILLLTCVVILTEISPHSAGSVQRSRNRVEEKM; this is encoded by the coding sequence ATGAGTCAATTCCTGACAGAAGGCACCCGAGACCTAACCAGGGGAGTGCTCCTGGCACTCGGGGGCGGATATCTGGATGGTTATACCTATCTCGATCACGGTCGGGTCTTCGCCAACTCGATGACGGGGAACGTCGTCCTGCTCGGCATCAACTGCCTCGAGCCATCCTGGAGGCAAGGGCTACGCCACCTTCCGCCGATTGTCATGTTCATGCTTGGCATATCCGCCGCACGCATCTTGATGGTGCCGCGAATTTCAGCCGTCGTTCGGAAGCCCGCCTTGCTCGTACTGACAATTGAGATGGCAACGCTCGCTGTTCTTAGCTTTCTCCGAAACACAACGCCAGATATCTGGTTCACCATGAGCATTGCTTTCGTGGCGTCCATGCAGGTTGAAATCTTCAACAAAATTCACGGCAACACCTACAACTCAACCTTCACGACCGGGAATTTGCGAACCCTGAGCGAGGGAGTTACCGATTGGCTCTTTCGTGGGGAAAGAAAAGACGCAGGACTTCGCATCATCGACTTTTCGCTGATCTGTGTCACTTTTGCTTTCGGAGCTATTCTTGCCGGTCTGCTGGCAAAACGGATGGGAAACCGTGCGCTCTGGGTAGAGATCTTGCTTTTAACTTGCGTCGTCATTCTGACTGAAATTTCCCCACACAGCGCAGGAAGCGTGCAGAGAAGTCGAAACAGGGTCGAGGAGA